The Kribbella shirazensis genomic interval GATGTTCATGAGGTCGTCGTACGACGTCTTGTCGAGCTGCTCGAGGTCGGCGAGCGGGACGGTGTTGCGGATGCCCGCGACGACGTCCTCGCCCTGCGCGTTCTGCAGGTAGTCGCCGTACACGCCCTGCTGACCAGTCGACGGGTCGCGGGTGAAGGCGACGCCGGTGCCGGAGTCCATGCCGAGGTTGCCGAACACCATCGAGCAGATGTTGACCGCGGTGCCGAGGTCGGCGGCGATCCGCTCCTGGCGGCGGTAGAGGATCGCGCGGTCCGAGTTCCAGGAGCGGAACACGGCCTCGGTCGCGAGGTCCATCTGGCTGCGCGGGTCCTGCGGGAACTCGCGTCCGGTGTGATCGTGGACGGCCTGTTTGAAGGTCTCGACGAGCGCCTTCAGGTCGTCGGCGTCGAGGTCCAGGTCGGTCCGCGCGCCCTTGGCCTCCTTGGCGGCGTCGAGCGCCTGCTCGAACACCTCGCCGTCCATGTCGAGCACGGTCTTGCCGAACATCTGGATCAGCCGCCGGTACGCGTCCCAGGCGAACCGCGGGTTGCCCGACTGGTGCGCGAGGCCGTTCACCGAGTCGTCGTTGAGGCCGACGTTCAGGACGGTCTCCATCATGCCGGGCATCGAGGCGGCGGCGCCGGAGCGCACCGAGACCAGCAACGGGTCGTCCGCCTGGCCGAGCTTCTTGCCCATCTTCTGCTGCAGCATGTCGACGTGGTGGTCGATCTCGTCGGCCAGCTCGGCCGGCACCGCACCGGTCTCGAGGTAGGCGCGGCAGGCGTCCGTGGTGATGGTGAAGCCGGGTGGCACCGGCAGGCCGAGATTGGTCATCTCAGCCAGGTTCGCGCCCTTTCCGCCGAGCAGGTCTTTCATGTCCTTGTTGCCTTCGGCGAAGTCGTACACGAGATTCGGCACGTTCACTCCCTGGGGTGCAGGTGGGTGTTTTCAGGCGCGGGAAGATCACCCGCTGGCCCGTCGGCTCCGGCGGCGGGGGCGTGTTTTCAGAGTAAGCCCAAAAACCAGTCCAGTTGAACACTGGTCTCACGATGCCGACGTGACCCTCCCCACAGCTCGAAGGCCGGAAAACCCTTACAGCGTTGACAACGCGAGACAACAAGCCGCTTTTCCACCGAAACGCAGAAGCAGGGTGTTACTCGCCACTCGGACGGGTAACACCCTGCTTCTCGAACTGCTACAGCTTGCGGCGGGTGCGGAGGTAGTCGCCGACGACGGCGGCGCCGAGACCGTCGGCGTCGGGGGCCAGGACCCGCCCGCCGCTGCGCCGGGCGAGGAGGTCGACGAACGCGTTGAGGCGCGGGTCGTCGCCCAGGCGGAAGACGGTCAGCGAGGCGCCGAGCTTGGCCAGCCGGTCGACCTCGAAGATCGTCTTGCGAAGCGTTGCCGGCTCGGGTGGGTACGAGAACTCGGCCGTGCCGTCGGGCTCCAGGTGCGCGGTCGGCTCGCCGTCCGTCACCATCAGCACGACCGGCTGCGCGTCCGGGTGCCGACGGAGATGGCGACCCGCGAGCAGCAGCGCGTGATGCGCGTTGGTCCCCTGCTCCCAGGTGCCTTCCATCCCGATCAGCTGCGGCAGTTCGACCACGCCGGCGTAGCGCCCGAACGTGATCAGCTGCAGCGCGTCGTTGCGGTACCGCGTCGAGATGAGTTGATGCAGCGCGAGCGCCGTCCGCTTCATCGGCAGCCAGCGGCCCTCCTGGACCATCGACCAGGACGTGTCGACCAGCAACGCGACCGCGGCCCGGGCCCGATGCTCGGTCTCCGCGATCTCGACATCGGCCACATCCAGCTTGAACGACCGCGATCCGACCCCGGCGGTCCGCAGTACTGCGTTCCGCACCGTCCGTGGCACGTCCCACGGCTGGGTGTCGCCGAACTGCCACTGCCGCGACGATCCGCTCAACTCACCGGCCGCGCCGGCGTTGGCCGCATCCCGCTCACCCGATCCGCGAGCGGTTCGCAGTACGTCGGCCAGCGCTGTCTGACCGAGCTGGCGCAACGCCTTCGGCGACAACCGCAACGAACCGTCGGGCGCGCGCTCGATCAGGCCCTGATCGCGCAATTGCCGCTCCAGCTCACTCAGCCGACGAGCGTCGACCGTCGCCTCGTCGCCCAGCTGGCGGGTGAGCGCGTCGAGATCGATGTCCTCCAACCGAGCGCCCGGATACGACTGCGCCAACTGCTCCGCGAGCGCATCCAGCTCGGCCAGATCGGACATCGCCCGCGCACCGTCGGCGAGCCCGAGCGGATCGTCACCGCTCATCCGCTCCGACCCGGACCAGTCCTCCCCCGGCCGCAGCGACTGCAGCTGAGCGTCCAGCTGCGCCAACTGCTGCGCGAGCTGCGGACTGCCGAACGCCTGCTGCGACAGCTCCATCAGCTCGGCCCGTTGCTCGGGCGTCATCGAGTTGAGCATCCGCTGCGCCGCGGCGGCCCGCTGCGCGAGGACGTCGATCAGCTCGTCGACGTTCCGCGGATGTTCCGGGAAGAACTCGCCGTGCTTGGCCATGAACTCGTCGAACAGCTGCGGTACGTCGGGACGCCCTTGCGCATGCGCCGCGAGCAACGCGTTGAGGTCCGTGAGCATCTCGTTGATCCGCTCGACGTCCTCGGGCGTGGTCTGCTGCAGCGCCTCCTTCATGCCCTCGAACCGCGAGCCGAGCAGCTCCCGCCCGAGCAACTCACGGATCTGCTCGTACTTCTCGCGCGCCTCCGACGACTCCCACTGGTAGTTCGCCAGTTCCCGTACGGCGGCCGCCGTACCGGACGGGAGCGCGTCGAGCTCGGCCTCCTTGAAGCGGGCGTCGTCGGACGGGTTCGGGAACAGTTCGCGCCGTTCCGCCGCGAGCGCCTCGTCGAGCAGCCGCTGGACGTCCTGGAGGGTGCCGTCGAGGTTGTGCCGCCGCTGGATCTCGCGGCGGCGTTCCCACAGCCTGCGGGTCAGGTCGTCCAGGCCCTCGGTGTTCCGCGTGCCGCGCCGGAGCAGCTCCTCCAGCGCGGACCGCGGCGACGACCCGTTCATCACGTCCCGGCCGATCTCGTCCAGCGCGTCCCGAAGGTCCACCGGCGCCTTGAGAGGATCCGGCCCGTCGTGCCACGGCCCGTACGACCAGCCTTCCGGAATGGACGCCGACATGTCAGGCCCCGTAGACGGTTGTGTCGTTGTCGGCGTCCTTGGCGACGCGTTTGGACAGGTACAGCATTTCGAGGGCGAGCTCGATCGCGGCGGCGATCCGCCCGGACGAGTCGTTCGGCTCGACACCGGCGCGGGCCGCCACGTCGTGCAGGACCGGCAGCTCGGGCAGCGCGGCCAGCACGTCCCGGCCGGGCACCCGCTCACCGGTGGTCACAAGGTTGCCGTCGGCAATCGCGTGGGCCAGCGGGCTGAGGTCGAGGCCTGCGAACCGCTCCCGCGCGGTATCGGCCACCGACCGGCGCAGCAGGTACTCGAGCAGCTCGATCTCGCGCCCTTCCTCACCCGGCTCGAACTCAAGCTTGCCCCGCAGTACGGCGGGAACGGCCTCGAGATCCACCGGACGGGCAACCGCCGGTTCCTCACCGGTGATCGCCGACCGGCGCAACGCCGCGGCGGCGATCGTCTCGGCCGCGGCGACCGCGAACCGCGCGGACACCCCCGAGCGCTGGTCGATCGACGTCGACTCCCGCAGGTGCCGGACGAACCGGGCCAGCACCTCCAGCAGCGGCTCGCCGACCTCGGCGGTGAACTCGGCCTCCTGCCGGATCACGTCGACCTCGGCCTCGATGTCGAGCGGGTAGTGCGTCCGGACCTCGGCGCCGAAGCGGTCCTTCAGCGGCGTGATGATCCGGCCGCGGTTGGTGTAGTCCTCCGGGTTGGCCGTTGCCACCAGCAACACGTCGAGCGGCAGCCGCAGCGTGTACCCGCGGACCTGGATGTCGCGCTCCTCCATCACGTTCAGCAACGCGACCTGGATGCGTTCGGCGAGGTCGGGGAGCTCGTTGATCGCCACGATGCCGCGGTGCGACCGCGGGACGAGCCCGAAGTGGATGGTCTCCGGGTCGCCGAGACTGCGGCCCTCGGCGACCTTCACCGGGTCCACGTCGCCGATCAGGTCACCGACCGACGTGTCGGGGGTCGCGAGCTTCTCGGCGTACCGCAGGTTGCGGTGCAGCCAGGCGACCGGCAGGTCGTCGCCGAGTTCGGCGGCCCGGCGGCGCGAGGCCGGGGTGATCGGGTCGAGCGGGTGCTCGGGCAGTTCGGCGCCCTCGATGACCGGGGTCCACTCGTCGAGCAGGCCGACCAGGGTGCGCAGCAGCCGGGTCTTGCCCTGACCGCGTTCACCGAGCAGTACGACGTCGTGGCCCGCGAGCAGGGCGCGTTCGAGTTGCGGGATCACCGTGCGGGTGAAGCCGACGATGCCTGGCCACGGATCGCGCCCGGCGCGGAGTTCTTTCAGCAGGTTGTCACGGATCTCGGCCTTGATCGACCGGGGAACGTATCCGGCGGCCCGGAGGTCACCGGCCTTACGAGGAAGTTCAGCAGGTGCACTAGTCACCCTGACGACGTTAGCTCGATCACCCCAGAACGCACGTGGTTTATCTCAGCGCCTGGGCGTGACCCTGCCGGAGGTGAAGACGTACGTCGGGGTGAAGGTGACCGGGACCCACGGGTGCGCGGGCGACTCA includes:
- a CDS encoding vWA domain-containing protein, coding for MSASIPEGWSYGPWHDGPDPLKAPVDLRDALDEIGRDVMNGSSPRSALEELLRRGTRNTEGLDDLTRRLWERRREIQRRHNLDGTLQDVQRLLDEALAAERRELFPNPSDDARFKEAELDALPSGTAAAVRELANYQWESSEAREKYEQIRELLGRELLGSRFEGMKEALQQTTPEDVERINEMLTDLNALLAAHAQGRPDVPQLFDEFMAKHGEFFPEHPRNVDELIDVLAQRAAAAQRMLNSMTPEQRAELMELSQQAFGSPQLAQQLAQLDAQLQSLRPGEDWSGSERMSGDDPLGLADGARAMSDLAELDALAEQLAQSYPGARLEDIDLDALTRQLGDEATVDARRLSELERQLRDQGLIERAPDGSLRLSPKALRQLGQTALADVLRTARGSGERDAANAGAAGELSGSSRQWQFGDTQPWDVPRTVRNAVLRTAGVGSRSFKLDVADVEIAETEHRARAAVALLVDTSWSMVQEGRWLPMKRTALALHQLISTRYRNDALQLITFGRYAGVVELPQLIGMEGTWEQGTNAHHALLLAGRHLRRHPDAQPVVLMVTDGEPTAHLEPDGTAEFSYPPEPATLRKTIFEVDRLAKLGASLTVFRLGDDPRLNAFVDLLARRSGGRVLAPDADGLGAAVVGDYLRTRRKL
- a CDS encoding sigma 54-interacting transcriptional regulator; the protein is MTSAPAELPRKAGDLRAAGYVPRSIKAEIRDNLLKELRAGRDPWPGIVGFTRTVIPQLERALLAGHDVVLLGERGQGKTRLLRTLVGLLDEWTPVIEGAELPEHPLDPITPASRRRAAELGDDLPVAWLHRNLRYAEKLATPDTSVGDLIGDVDPVKVAEGRSLGDPETIHFGLVPRSHRGIVAINELPDLAERIQVALLNVMEERDIQVRGYTLRLPLDVLLVATANPEDYTNRGRIITPLKDRFGAEVRTHYPLDIEAEVDVIRQEAEFTAEVGEPLLEVLARFVRHLRESTSIDQRSGVSARFAVAAAETIAAAALRRSAITGEEPAVARPVDLEAVPAVLRGKLEFEPGEEGREIELLEYLLRRSVADTARERFAGLDLSPLAHAIADGNLVTTGERVPGRDVLAALPELPVLHDVAARAGVEPNDSSGRIAAAIELALEMLYLSKRVAKDADNDTTVYGA